The window aattttcaagacgAGATAACTTGAACGTACATCTGAAACGATCTCATGGGTTATCTATGAAACGTCAagcaccaccaccaccattaCCATCAACCATCAAACATTGATCAAATTTAGAGATGGAAGTTCCAACACCAACACCATCAACATCACCACCACTAGGTAATAAACGTCATCGATATTCAGCACGTCCAGAGTCCATGATCGAAAACGAGGGAAGGATATGTCAAGTTTGTGGCGATTTACTACCATCACTTATTTCGCTTGAATGCCATCTTAGAACTGAGCatgttgaaataatcgatgataatgttaaaaaatttaagtctTGCTATAAAAATAGGGTAGTTTGCTATAGAATTGATGGAGCTCAACCTGATGATGATATACCGTCATATCTATTGAAATGTTGTGAAACAGTTAATCGACTGATTGAACAACATCTCAATAGGAATGGTTCGGTAAAAGCTCAGATTGAGTTATTAGCAAATTATATTAAGTCCGGATTTGATGATGATGACGGGAATGAGGAAATTATTATGTcggagaaaaattttaatacaaaatttagaattattaCTGCCACCACTGTGTTGAATGAGGTTTATGATGAGATGACTCGGGATATTCTAACTGAAAACGAAGAGTTTCAGGAGCGTGGGTCGGGGTGGGCTTTCCACTCCATATCTCACCTGCTcctaaatatcaataaatttgaACCCATACCCGGGTCATCATATATTCGTTTACCTCATGATATCGAAAAGAAAAAGGCATGCATCAATATTAAGAACTATGAAGATGATGCATGTCTAGCGTGGTGTTTGATGGCAGCTCTTTATCCCGCAAATCATAGTCAAGACCGGACTTCAAGCTACCCTCACTATAGTGAAACACTTAATTTACAAGGTATTAGATTCCccgttattttaaaagacatTGTTAAAGTggaaaagttaaataattcatataaatttactttatttatatgaaaCCGGCGGGAAAGgtcattttgtattaattaagaaCCTATCCAGGCTTATATCACGTCAGTTTTCACACCATGAGCATTCTATACACCTTTGTGATGGATGTTTAACCCGATTTTCATCtgctgaaaaattaattacacatCAGAATCACGATTGTAATCATATAAAGACAATTGTTCCcacgataaatttaaaatcaaaacctAATTATTTTGGCTTACACACTcccgaaaatattttatcatttatcaACTATAAATTCACACAGATGGTGCCGTTTGTTATATATGCAGACTTCGAATCGACTCTACAACCCATCGATTTTTGTGAGCCCAATTCATCTAAATCTTTTACCGAAAAAGTTGAGATGCATCAACCCTACAGTTTCGCTTATTATATCGTTTCCACGATTGATagcagttttaataaatttgaaacgtaTACAGGACTTGATACATCTCACGTTTTTATCACTAAATTAATCGatgatgttaaatttatttataataaatacttgAAAACCGTAAAACCAATGATACCTTTAAGAACCGATGAGCAACGCAATTTCGATTCAGctgaaaattgttatatttgtcAAAATCCTTTCACATCTGACCAGATTAAGGTACGTGATCATTGTCATATTAGCGGTAAATACCGGGGACCTGCCCATACAAATTGTAATCTAAATTTCAAACTTCCAAATTCTATTCCAATattctttcataattttagCGGTTACGattgtcatttatttattaaagcatttatttaacaataaagaaaaatatatcggTTTCAGTAAAAGAGTGTTTGtcgataaattaatcaatgaagataaaattgttgaaaatatttttttgaaattaagattTGTTGATTCGTTTAGATTTATGGTATCTTCATTAGACACTTTAGCCGGCAACCTCGAAATAAATGACTTTATCAATATAcgtaaattctttccacaccccgaacattttaaattgttaacgaAAAAGGGTATATTTCCATACAATTATATAACCTCTTTCGACAAACTAAATGATACATCACTACCACCTAAAAGCatgttttacaacaaattaaatttagaagacATAAGCGATGAGCAATATTCGCACGCTCAATGtgtgtggaaagaatttaattgtcaaaatttgaaacaatattCCGACTTGTATTTAAAGACTGATGTTCTTTTATTGACTgatgtatttgaaaaattcaggcaagtttgttttaaaacttacgATTTAGATCCCGCGCATTGTTATACGGCACCGGGACTATTTTGGGATGCCATGTTGAAATtcaccaaaattaaattagaattgtTGACGGATATAGATCAAgttcattttattaagaaaggtATCCGTGGAGGTATTTCTCAATGCTTCCTACGGTACGCTAaagctaataataaatatatggaTGATTATAACCCCAATTTACCATAATCGCATTTAATGTATTGGGACGCGAATAATTTGTATGGATGGGCGATGTCGCAATATTTACCGGTTTCCAATTTCAAGTGGTTAGATGATACCcaaattctaaattttaattttaataatatatcagATACTTCAGATTACAGTTACATTTTAGATGTAGATATCGAATACCCCGAGTATTTGCATGATACGCATAATgatttaccttttttatgtgaAAACATTTTACCACCTAACGGTAGATGTGAAAGCGATAAATGATtgattccaaatttatttaataaaacaaattatgttgtgcattatagaaatttaaagcaGGCCGTTGCTCACGGTcttaaagtttctaaaattaatagagtTTTATCGTTCAGACAGTCTACCTGGTTGAAATCTTACATCGATAAGAATACAGCATTACGCCAATCCGCtaataattcttttgaaaaagattttttcaagttaatgaaTAATGCAGTTTTTGGTAAAACCATGGAAAATGTAGATAAACGAGTCGATGTAAGATTAGTGACCAGTTGGGATGATGTTCATACTAGCGAAATCTCCGGTCGTCCTCGTTTAGGAGCTCGAAGTTTAATtgcgaaattaaattttaaaagcataAGCATATTCACAGAAACGTTTTCGGCAATTCAAATGGATCGTCTCCATGTCGTTTACGATAAACCTCTATATGTTGGTTTTACGGTTTTAGAATTGTCTAAATTGttaatgtataatttttattatgatttcttaaaacCAAAGTACGGTGAATCTATTCGCTTATGTTACATGGATACCGATAGCTTCACCGTACTAATTGATTCCGATGATGTTTATAGAGACgtgaaattgaatttagataaatttgacaCATCGAACTACAGTCCTGATAATCAGTTTGACATAGCGTTACATAATAAAGCTGTTTTGGATAAAATGAAAGACGACAATTGCGGAAACATAATGGTTGAATTTATCGGTTTGAGGTCTAAAGTGTATGCGAATAGGGTCGCTGATGGTCGGGTTAcaaagaaatctaaaggtgttAAGAAAGCTATTGTTAAACAACatatcttttcaaaattatttagattgtttaaattcaaaatcggttttatttaaaaaacaaacgttatttagaagtttcaatcataacatatttacagcattacaaaataaattggttctATCACCAAATGACTCCAAgcgatatatttgtaataatggAATTAATACATTCGCTTGGGGTCATTATAGTATTAATGACGATAGTacatactttaattttaagttaatttattcgtatttattgtaatttattgaaaagttcTCGAtggtttaattgtttattcgCTTTACTTTCTGTTTACATCACACTTTAGCTATGGTTCAAATCTCATTGGTAAGtatgttaatttacaccatcgagtttttttttattgttttaattcaattgcAGGATTTTAAAGTCTATATACCTAAACGTTATGAAAATGAGATTTTAAAGGACGATAcgtttccaattttaaaatcttcaacCAATTCTTTGTGAATTTAAGACTGAAAAAAGAATTCATGTATTTGAGCTTTACGGGATGTTGCCCATCGAAATCATATTGAGATTGTGGAGAACATGGTTTACCAACCATTGGGATGTGTTGGGAACACTTAggatcgatttattttttatactgtgAGTAATTTCTATTGTTTCTCGAATTTtccttttgataattttatttttttaaattttatcaacagtTGTTATTGGAAATTTGTTTATCTAGAGAGATGTTATTGCGTCTaaccacattatttttttttgcggttACAgtcttgataaaaaaaagattcatacattaatttattttattttaataaaaaatcatgtatACTTACATCGCTTGATGAAAAGAACGTTAAAATCTAATTGCAGTGGGTACTGAATGATAGGATGtgaatgataaaaaattatcgtagATATTAGGATACAAACGTTcgaataataaagttatgcttaccaacaaaaaataagatttaaaatagaagGAGCTATAGGAATGAAAAAAACAGATTAGCAACAATATATGCAAAGGAAAAGAAGGCTATACTTACCAGAAAAAAGTCGCCGAGATAACGAAGTTATCAAAACTGATCGAACTgatcaaacaaaaaatggaAGTGATCAGAATTTTAGATTACAACTCCGAATCCCCACTCCCATCCCTACTCTTCCATCTCCACTTTTGGGAGGAGCCTGAGGAGGAGCGTGGGAGGAGCTTCAATAAACAAtccttttcctttttctttttttcttctttttcttcctctttttttcttctttttttcctttttttctcttctttccttcttcttctcttcctttttcttgatttttcttttcaatttacaacaatttttacaacCCAACAGTACCCCACCCAACAGTACCCAACTCAACGTATACAAAtgcttttttctttcaaattaaaacaattttttatactttttacaatcttttattattattattataatttacaatctataactgacaatgtttatatattaaaccTTACATAAAGAACAATCCTTTCTTGCCGATGGTGGACCATCAATATGCGTTTCCCAATGAGGcaaattataatgttcaaAACAGGGCAGCTTGCTTTGTAATCGCTCATCGTTTCTATACTTCAAcggtaatttaaaccaaaccgCCGCCAAATCTAATGGCTTtactttattgatataataatcGATTGGTAAATGACATAATtcgtagtttttaatattcgcaaaagataaatcagattcgtatctttccataatatcccacactttattaattataaaagttgaaagtccTAATCTGGTAACTAACCGCCAAAGACGTTCCATCTTGAACTGCTCTACCGCTACTACTTGTCTGCCTTTCTCAATTCGTTTACATATAGTTATAGATTTCTGAATacgtatgaaaataaataaaaaacattcgacAAGGAGCACATACTTGGTCTCTTTTTATGATAGGGACACATCGGCGCACCAACCTCTAATTTGCATTCATTTTCCGGCAATTCTTTTACcggtattgttaaaattcttttgttgAACGGCACAAATAACAAACGATCTCATCGAAACGAGACGCAATAATCGTACGGAAAACGTTCTCCGTTCAAGAAAACGGTTACGTtcgttaagtttatattatcaaataatgccATGTTTCCCTTAAATATTCCCTttcgatttgtttgaaatccGATTGTTATAAACCTAGGCGTTTCCAATTGTGGAGCAGTTTTGACGGCCCAAGATTGCTTCGTAGTTTGAGGTAATTGAGGGTACTCGTGTATTTCCCACGATCGAAAAGGAACgtattctaaaattaatagagtTTTATCGTTCAGACAGTCTACCTGGTTGAAATCTTACATCGATAAGAATACAGCATTACGCCAATCCGCtaataattcttttgaaaaagattttttcaagttaatgaaTAATGCAGTTTTTGGTAAAACCATGGAAAATGTAGATAAACGAGTCGATGTAAGATTAGTGACCAGTTGGGATGATGTTCATACTAGCGAAATCTCCGGTCGTCCTCGTTTAGGAGCTCGAAGTTTAATtgcgaaattaaattttaaaagcataAGCATATACACAGAAACGTTTTCGGCAATTCAAATGGATCGTCTCCATGTCGTTTACGATAAACCTCTATATGTTGGTTTTACGGTTTTAGAATTGTCTAAATTGttaatgtataatttttattatgatttcttaaaacCAAAGTACGGTGAATCTATTCGCTTATGTTACATGGATACCGATAGCTTCACCGTACTAATTGATTCCGATGATGTTTATAGAGACgtgaaattgaatttagataaatttgacaCATCGAACTACAGTCCTGATAATCAGTTTGACATAGCGTTACATAATAAAGCTGTTTTGGATAAAATGAAAGACGACAATTGCGGAAACATAATGGTTGAATTTATCGGTTTGAGGTCTAAAGTGTATGCGAATAGGGTCGCTGATGGTCGGGTTAcaaagaaatctaaaggtgttAAGAAAGCTATTGTTAAACAACatatcttttcaaaattatttagattgtttaaattcaaaatcggttttatttaaaaaacaaacgttatttagaagtttcaatcataacatatttacagcattacaaaataaattggttctATCACCAAATGACTCCAAgcgatatatttgtaataatggAATTAATACATTCGCTTGGGGTCATTATAGTATTAATGACGATAGTacatactttaattttaagttaatttattcgtatttattgtaatttattgaaaagttcTCGAtggtttaattgtttattcgCTTTACTTTCTGTTTACATCACACTTTAGCTATGGTTCAAATCTCATTGGTAAGtatgttaatttacaccatcgagtttttttttattgttttaattcaattgcAGGATTTTAAAGTCTATATACCTAAACGTTATGAAAATGAGATTTTAAAGGACGATAcgtttccaattttaaaatcttcaacCAATTCTTTGTGAATTTAAGACTGAAAAAAGAATTCATGTATTTGAGCTTTACGGGATGTTGCCCATCGAAATCATATTGAGATTGTGGAGAACATGGTTTACCAACCATTGGGATGTGTTGGGAACACTTAggatcgatttattttttatactgtgAGTAATTTCTATTGTTTCTCGAATTTtccttttgataattttatttttttaaattttatcaacagtTGTTATTGGAAATTTGTTTATCTAGAGAGATGTTATTGCGTCTaaccacattatttttttttgcggttACAGTATCTCTACCGCCTGGtgcgaaatttatttattccgAACTTACACTCCAAACTGTTCACTTGAAGTTTATACACCGCTTATTGAAAAGATGGAACAGCTAAATCGTTTAGGACAGTGTGAATTTTTACCTAAGAAAAAAGTGAGTGATTTACATTTACATACACCGTATCCAATTGTAGCAGCTAAACGTATTCCAAGCCGAGCTTGGCCTACGGCAATTGTTGAACTGGAAGCTGGATTTATTGTATTTCTACCTAAACGTATTGCTGAAGTGATTTCCGATGCTGAAATTGTTGAACTACGTGAAATCTGTTTGGTATATCTTGGAGAACTTGAACTTAACAAGACATGTACTGTGCAAAAGattgaatttataaagaagaagaagaagaatattgGTTCAAATGATGAAATTCCATCGGCATCTATTTCTTAAATGTAgtcatttcaatttaatcacagattatattatatattggtttttttatatattatgctaatataatttattgttaatttgaaatgtttaatttttcagcTCAAGTTACGCTAATTTACAGTTCAATTCTCAATCATAGCTAGCgtcattatatttaaatttttctgtttaattttataaaaaattcctaaatcTAGTACTTACAGCACTCAATCATAGGTGGCgccattgtatttaaatttttctatttaattttctaaaaatccctagatctctagttacttttaataccaacctaatttttttcccCAAAACTTTAGTTGGTATCCCCCCCCTATACCTAATACATTGAGGCGTGACGTCACCGCAGGATTGGCAGGATTAACTTCCGGTCTAGAACCGGATATTCTTACGCTACTTTTATAGGTTCAATTAAacgtcttaaaaaatcgtacttaTTTTGGTATAACGAATTGGAGCATAAGTATAAGTTTAGGAAGCGGAAGCCATTACGTGCAAGTAAAAGCGATAACATAGCATTTGTTTTTCCGACACCAGAGGGTCCTACAATTAAACCTCGCTTACATTTTCCACCAAATAAATTACTGTGTCTTGTAAAATGTTCTTCGGTGGTACCTTTACTAAAATTTAGTATTGGCAGTGTTAGCGGTTGCGGTAAACACTTTAGTTTCTTATCGATCATGATTCTCGCACTAAATGAATTATGACATTAACAGGATAAGactgaataaaaatttagcaaatGTAACTTTATATAGAgacataaaatatattgatttatataaaaataatatcaatgtaacttaataattaacttaaaaattaacttaaaaattaacataaaaattaacttaataaaaagaGGAGAAGGAGTAGTTACCACTCCTCCTCTTCTGGATGTAATTGGTTCGTTTCTTCGTAAGGCGGTGGTGCTGCTGGTGCCGGAGTCGTTGCCGGAGTCGTTGCCAGAGTCGTTGCCGGAGTCGGTGAACTAACGGCTGTGGTGCAGTGGTTAATATGCATGTTGTGCACATGCACTTCGCCCCTCACCACAGCCGATTCTGACACACTCTGCAcctaaaaagataaaattaatgactTGGAAAAAAGGATTATAAATATAACGTACCAATTTAAACAGTGCCTCTACTTTCACCTCCAACGAGGCAACTTTCCGCTCCACATTACATAATCTGATCATGTGATTATAACTCATGTTGTTGGAAGTCATCTTTAAGCTAGGAAGGGAAGTTTACGCTATTAGTAGTGAAACTAGATAAAATAGATTCAgcctttttaatttcacaGGTTAATGATGCTATGGTGATGTCGAGCGATATTGTTAAACGGTTGTTACAGCTCGACGCCAGCCCTTCTCTAAACTGTGAAAGTTCTCTCAAAGAGGTCTGCAATTGAAGAACCTTTGCATGAAggtctttataaaaattttgatacaaactaTTAATTTCTACTGCTGTACACATTGCGTTTGAAAAAAGGCTGGCAGACACATCGGAAATATCTGAAGTAGCAGGAATATTAGCAGGAATATTGTCAACCCTTAAGATGTGTACTTTCGGGCTTAACGAAGGAATTTCGGTGTTAGGGATATTTGAGTTAGTAACGGGAGCCAATGaagctttagaagaagaaaaaggagCCTTAATAGCTTTAAGATACTTCCGGTTTACGGTACTACAGTGTTGTGATACCGCCATTAAAGCAAGAGAGTCGTCGGATTTATCGGACACGTTCTCGGTAACCACTTTCGACTGTGTCATTTCAACCTTCGACGGGGTCGCTGGTTCAACTGACACATACTTGCGTTGGCTACGTCGCGACCGAGCACGTGCCTCCCTTCTTTCTTGTCTTTCCTCTCTATACTTTTCTGACGGTACCCACACACCAGCAGCCTTCTTCCAATGTTCACGGCTCCCCGAATTCCGACGAAGTGAAAGGCGTTTCACATTTTTATCGTCGACATTCGCGGAACCTGCAACGTTCAGAAGCGACGGATCTTGCTGCGCATTAGATTCCACGTTAGGATCCATTGGCTGCTCATTAGGCTGCACGTTTGGATCCAGCGCCTTCTCAACAGTCGATATGTTCAACAGGTTCATGTCAAAACTGTTTAACAGGAATGGCTCCTGGCTGCTGGCGAAACCGGGAGCagttaaatcaatttgactaaaaccgtcttgagacatcttgataaaaaaaagattcatacattaatttattttattttaataaaaaatcatgtatACTTACATCGCTTGATGAAAAGAACGTTAAAATCTAATTGCAGTGGGTACTGAATGATAGGATGtgaatgataaaaaattatcgtagATATTAGGATACAAACGTTcgaataataaagttatgcttaccaacaaaaaataagatttaaaatagaagGAGCTATAGGAATGAAAAAAACAGATTAGCAACAATATATGCAAAGGAAAAGAAGGCTATACTTACCAGAAAAAAGTCGCCGAGATAACGAAGTTATCAAAACTGATCGAACTgatcaaacaaaaaatggaAGTGATCAGAATTTTAGATTACAACTCCGAATCCCCACTCCCATCCCTACTCTTCCATCTCCACTTTTGGGAGGAGCCTGAGGAGGAGCGTGGGAGGAGCTTCAATAAACAAtccttttcctttttctttttttcttcttttttttcctctttttttcttctttttttcctttttttctcttctttccttcttcttctcttcctttttcttgatttttcttttcaatttacaacaatttttacaacCCAACAGTACCCCACCCAACAGTACCCATCTCAACGTATACAAAtgcttttttctttcaaattaaaacaattttttatactttttacaatcttttattattattattataatttacaatctataactgacaatgtttatatattaaaccTTACATAAAGAACAATCCTTTCTTGCCGATGGTGGACCATCAATATGCGTTTCCCAATGAGGcaaattataatgttcaaAACAGGGCAGCTTGCTTTGTAATCGCTCATCGTTTCTATACTTCAAcggtaatttaaaccaaaccgCCGCCAAATCTAATGGCTTtactttattgatataataatcGATTGGTAAATGACATAATtcgtagtttttaatattcgcaaaagataaatcagattcgtatctttccataatatcccacactttattaattataaaagttgaaagtccTAATCTGGTAACTAACCGCCAAAGACGTTCCATCTTGAACTGCTCTACCGCTACTACTTGTCTGCCTTTCTCAATTCGTTTACATATAGTTATAGATTTCTGAATacgtatgaaaataaataaaaaacattcgacAAGGAGCACATACTTGGTCTCTTTTTATGATAGGGACACATCGGCGCACCAACCTCTAATTTGCATTCATTTTCCGGCAATTCTTTTACcggtattgttaaaattcttttgttgAACGGCACAAATAACAAACGATCTCATCGAAACGAGACGCAATAATCGTACGGAAAACGTTCTCCGTTCAAGAAAACGGTTACGTtcgttaagtttatattatcaaataatgccATGTTTCCCTTAAATATTCCCTttcgatttgtttgaaatccGATTGTTATAAACCTAGGCGTTTCCAATTGTGGAGCAGTTTTGACGGCCCAAGATTGCTTCGTAGTTTGAGGTAATTGAGGGTACTCGTGTATTTCCCACGATCGAAAAGGAACGTGAATGTCTACGTTTCATTCCGATAGTTTTGTTAATGCCAACTGTTCGCGTAATCCAACCGCCACGTGAGGAAATCtccatataattttattaatgatcaatttcaatttttcgtcGTTCGGAGCAGCTGCCGGTTGAAAGATGACGTCAGTATCATCGTGTCCGCGAATTAGCACAAGTTCCTGTCGAACTTTCATCATGATCTTTCTGAAATCTTCTGCGAATCCTAACAACGAccgaaatttccatttttgtcTAAAGCCTTTGAAACACCCGCTACGTCATCTTTCCAAGGTTTTATGTGCCAACCGGCGTTCTCTAATTTCACCACCTCGTTCTGTGTAGATGAGAAATAACCCTTCATGCATGAGCTTATACCGACGTTCCACACACCATTAACATGTACTCCGTTAATAAGATATCGAATAACGCTAAACATAAATGCAACGGGATTGTTAACCAATTGCCCCGTTGCGCTGGCATCTTTTGTTATACTTCCATCCGCGGCTAACTTACGAACGCTACCCTCGACGTATAGATAACTCTCGCTCGGTAAAGTATAATTATCTATTTCCGGAATTGAAATTCTAATTTCGTCATTGTTATCGAACGTGGTCGATCCAAACGGTTGATGCGAATGGAATTCATAACTTACGATAGAGTGATCTGTTTTTATCTTATcggttacttttaaaatgtccaTTACTTTAACACTTCGTATCCTAACTGAACTAAATACCTTCGATTGACTGGTGATAATCGATGAATGGATCGTCAGTAGtatagaaacgccgattctagatAAGAGGTTGCTCCACATGACGTCATCAAcccaatgtaaaaggataAGGAAGGGTACCAACCTATGGCTGTGGAGAAAACAAATataggttggtattggaaaaggAACTAGATCTggttacttttaaaaaaagagcAGATCATCTGGCAGCTCGTAAGACGTTTtccattaacaataaatatggtaaaaggagtaaatccaactcaacttcgaataaattttttctttggtttaaactcacaaagactgaaaaaaaaagaaaaaaaaacacagaGACGACTATGAGAAATTGCGCGCGGTTTACGTTTGACGGAtaaatccaactcaacttcgaataaattttttctttggtttaaactcacagagagcgaaaaaaagaaaaacacagaGACGACTACGAGACATTGCGCGCGGTTTACGTTTGACACGTTCGGTTTCTAAAGTAAAACTGATTATGAGTTACGCGATACAATGCTTTCCTCGCCGGGGCGGAAGTGTCAACTTACGACAATCGGCGCGGCGCATCACCAAGTAAAGTGCAATGCACCTCGCTGACGGGAGTGTTAAGTTACAATCGGCGCGGCGCGCTGCAATAATGCTGAACAATGGAATAATTGACCTAAATGAAATgctatatatataattaatattaagaaagtaaaaaaaaataatacaaatt of the Onthophagus taurus isolate NC chromosome 10, IU_Otau_3.0, whole genome shotgun sequence genome contains:
- the LOC139431629 gene encoding uncharacterized protein — encoded protein: MVPFVIYADFESTLQPIDFCEPNSSKSFTEKVEMHQPYSFAYYIVSTIDSSFNKFETYTGLDTSHVFITKLIDDVKFIYNKYLKTVKPMIPLRTDEQRNFDSAENCYICQNPFTSDQIKHLFNNKEKYIGFSKRVFVDKLINEDKIVENIFLKLRFVDSFRFMVSSLDTLAGNLEINDFINIRKFFPHPEHFKLLTKKGIFPYNYITSFDKLNDTSLPPKSMFYNKLNLEDISDEQYSHAQCVWKEFNCQNLKQYSDLYLKTDVLLLTDVFEKFRQVCFKTYDLDPAHCYTAPGLFWDAMLKFTKIKLELLTDIDQVHFIKKGIRGGISQCFLRNLKQAVAHGLKVSKINRVLSFRQSTWLKSYIDKNTALRQSANNSFEKDFFKLMNNAVFGKTMENVDKRVDVRLVTSWDDVHTSEISGRPRLGARSLIAKLNFKSISIFTETFSAIQMDRLHVVYDKPLYVGFTVLELSKLLMYNFYYDFLKPKYGESIRLCYMDTDSFTVLIDSDDVYRDVKLNLDKFDTSNYSPDNQFDIALHNKAVLDKMKDDNCGNIMVEFIGLRSKVYANRVADGRVTKKSKGVKKAIVKQHIFSKLFRLFKFKIGFI